The genomic DNA AATCATGGTTTTAGGATAATTGAGATTGATGAAGGAGTTAGGCTATCAACAGCTCCAGAAATGAGTCAGTACATTAAAGATTTTTTTAAATTAGAAACAAAGCAAAATCCAATTACTCAGGCAGCTTACGAGGTTCTTTCAATAATTGCATTAAATGGACCGATAACAAGACAAGAAATTGAAAAAATTCGTGGAGTAAGTAGTGAGAATATAATTCGTAGCCTATTAGAAAGGAATCTTATAAAGGAATCTGGTAGATTAGATACAATAGGTAAACCACTATTATATGATGTAACAGAACTATTTTACCAATCCTTTGGTATCAGTAATAAAGATGAACTGTTAAAGTTATTTGAAGAGGATGCACACAAATAGAATGTGTATCCTTTTTTATTTTGGAAAGAATATAAAAAAATAAATAATATAATATAAAAAAATGAAAATAATATTTTATATAATAGCTATTTTAATTTTTTTAATAATTGTACTTAAACCCAAAAAAATAATAATTGATATAAGAATACAAGATATTTTTGAAATAAAAGTATATTATTTATTATTCAAGACTAAGATACCTATATACAAGTATAAGCCAAAAAAGACAAATTCAAAAAATATAGAAAATAGTTCAAGAAGCAAAAAAAGCTTTAATTTAAAAAAAATAATAAATATATTAGATACTATTATTACCTTTAAATATTCAATTGGAATTGATATAACCAAAATTGTTATTAAAATTGCATCAAGTGATGTAGCTTTTTTAGCTTTGCTTTCAGGATTATATAATATTTTTTACGGTGTTTTGAAATCACTAAATAAAAGGATTGATTTTATCTATGAAGGCTATTTAATAGGGCTTAATAAAATCTTTATTCAATGCAAAATAACTGTATATCCAGTTTTGATTTTGTTGAAAATGGATAAACTAATAAAAAATATATTTGGTGGTGATGAAAAAAATGGCACATCCCTTAGAAAATCTTATGCAAACTACTATGGAAAATCTCAAAGATATGATTGATGTCAACACTATTGTAGGAGATGCTGTTGAAAGTAAGGATGGAGCTGTTATAATACCAATCTCCAAGGTTTCATTTGGATTTGCTGCAGGTGGAGGTGATATTGCAAACAAGGAAGGGAATAAAAACCAAGATACAACACCTTTATTTGCTGGCGGAACAGGTGCAGGCATTAGTGTTACACCGGTTGCTTTCTTGGTTGTTACTAATAATCAAATAAGGCTCATGACAGTATATCAAAATAACACGGTTGAGAGAATAATTGATATAATTCCAACAATATTAGAAGATATTAAGTGTATATTCAAGAAAGATGACAGTATTTAGCTGTCATCTTTTTAATTTATATTGAATAAACATAATATAAAAACATATTGGAGTGTTGATAATGGAAAGAAGAACATTACCAAAAAGATATATGAAATTAAACAGAAGAAAAATATCAATTACTGGAATATTCAAGGTTACTATTTTACTTTGCATTATCTTATTATCAATATACATAAAATTTTTTGATGGTATTCAAACACAAGGTTATAAGATTTTTAAAACAATTTTCCTAAATGATCAAGTAAATTTAACTGGTTTATATAAAACAATTGATGGCTTATTGAATAAGGAAGAAAAAAAAATTAACAAAAAAGAAGTAAAAAATGAAGAGCATGCAATATTTCCTGCTGAAGGTATCTTAAATAAGAATAGTGATGGTAGCTATTTCATAATAATTAATAAGGAAGCAAATGTAATTTCACCATGTAGTGGAACAATTTTAAGTATTGAAAAGATTGGTGAAGGCTACGATATATTAATAGATGACAATAAAAATATATATTCAATAAAAAATATTTCTATACTATACCAATTAAAGATTGGTGAAAGCATAAGTAAAGGAAAACTTTTAGGTAAAATAAAGCCAAATGCATCAAATCAACAAGGTTTCCTGTATTATAAAGTTATAAATAAATAAAAGTTTGTTGAACTAAAAATTTTTATAATGTAAAATAAAAATATACAAGTATTATTTATTTTATATTACAGGAAGGTAAATATGGGACTAAAAATCAAGATACTTTTATTAGCTTTTATTATCTCAATTTTACCATCACTTACTATAGGAATATATGTAAACAATAGACTAATACCACAATTTGAGAACAACTTCAAAACATATCATATATTAGAACAGCAAGAAATTATTAATAATATTATAAAAAAGACTATTGATGATATTAAACAAGTAAATTCTGATTATGCAATATGGAACGAGATCTATTATTCAATTTATCATGGTGATCTAAAAAGCATAAAGTTTTACTGGTCAAATTGGCTTCCGTATGATCCGTTTGATTATTCTATTGTTCTAGGCATAAATAGGTATGGTGAAGTAATTGATTATTACGGGAAGGATATAAGTTTATCAACTATACTTAATAATCCAACATTTAAAACAGTTTTAAATAAAATACTGGGATATCAAAACAATAGAAATACTATTAAAGATATATTTAATTATGATATTATAAGTGGATTTATTTTTCTTAATAATAAAGTATATGCTTACTCTATCTCTCCTATTTTAGATGATATGAATCTTAGAAAGCCTTCAATAGGTGCTTTTTTTATTGCAAAAGAAATTAATAATAACTTCTTAAAATTAATAAAACCATATATGACTGTACCTATATATTTCATTGCCAAAAATCGAACAATTAATAAAAAAGATAAGGTTGATTATTATTTTATAAAACTTTATGATTATAACAATAATTATATTGGTTCTTTAGTCACTGAATACAAAGAGGAATTTTTGGAAAAAATAAATAAAAATTTTTCAACTCTTTTTGTTTTAATTATTATACTTACTATGATAGCAACCCTTACCTTTTCTGTTTGGCTTGCTTTATACTTATCAAAAGAGTTATACTCGCTTGAAAATTATGCAATTAATCTTTTTTCTTATGTTAATGGTAACGACCAGAATGTAAATAATATTCTTTATGCAAAAAATGTAAATATGTTTAAGAGAGTCAAATTAGTATTAAAAGCGTTATCAAATAATATAGAATTTAACATAAAAAAGATAATTCAAAAAGAAGAAGAATTATCAATACTATATCAAAAAGAAAAAGAGAATTTCAATGGTGCAATTAAGCTATTTATTTCACTTATCGAAATAAAAGACCCATATACAAAAGGACATGCTGAGAGAGTAAGAAATTTAAGTGAGCTTATAGGTCAAAAATTATTACAAAAAGGGTTTAAATTTAATATGTCTGATTTAATAATTGCTGCATATTTACATGATATTGGTAAAATTGCAGTTTCAGAAAGTATTTTAAATAAACAAGGAAGACTTTCGGATTATGAGTTTGAACAGGTAAAAAAACATAGCAGTATAGGATACCAATTACTTGCTAACATTAACTATTTTAATGACATAAAAAGAATAGTTCTCTATCACCATGAAAATATTGATGGTTCAGGTTATCCAGAAGCTATCAAAGGTGATCAAATTCCGTTTGAATCGAAAATAATTGCTGTTGCAGATGTTTTTGATGCATTGACAACGGATAGACCTTACAGAAAAGCTTTTACTATTCAAGAGGCTATTAATATTATGCAAAAAGATATTGGTAAAAAATTTGATAAGAATATATTTGATACATTTATAGAAATTATTAATGATAAAAAATATTTTAATAGAGTTGAAGAAAAATGGAAATTATTAAATTAAAATCACTACTTGCTAATGATGAAGGCCCTAAATTAGATTTTAAGGAGAAAATACAACTCGATACCGAAGGAGAAAAGAAAGAGTTTGTAAAAGATGTTCTTGCAATAGCAAATTCAAAAGGTGGAAGAGGTTATATAATATTTGGTGTTGAAGATAAAACAAAAAAGCTAATTGGAATATCTAAAAATGATATTACCGAAGAAACTATTCAGCAAATTATTTCAAGTAGATGTGAACCACCAGTTTCAATAAAGTTTGAACAATTAACAGTTGACAATAAGCTTATTGGTGTTTTAACAATCTATAAAAGTAATTTAAGGCCACATCAAATGATACAAAATGGTGTTTTTTACATTAGAAGAGGCTCAACTACTGATGTTGCAAGGCGTGATGAGATTGCTACTATGTTACAAGAAAGTGGAATTGTTAATTTTGAACTTTCTATTATCAGAAAGGCAAAGCTAAATGACCTTTGCCCTTCATTAATTATGAAATTTTTCGATAAAAATGGTATAAAAGCAAATTGGGACAACATAATGCTATTAGATAGTTTTGGAATTGTGCAAAAAGATAATGATACTAATTTATACTGTCCGACTTTAGGTGGTTTATTAGTTTTTGGAGAAAGACCAGATATTTTTATTCCTTCAGCATATATTACCGTTAATATTTTTGATAAAATAGAGATAGTTAATGGGAATATATCAACTATGATTAAAAAGATTGATAATTTATTTAAAAATATTTTTAAAGAATCTGAATTAAACTCACTAATTGAGCTAGTAGCAAATGCACTTGTTCATAGAGATTATTATGATATTTCATGAAATATTTCAATTGTAATAGATAATAAATGCTTTGAAATTACAAATCCAGGGAGTTTACTAGACAATTATTATATTTACAAAATTGGTAAAGATAATATTACTAGAAGACGAAATCCATGGATATATCAAAAGATGATTGTTTTAGACGAATTTAAAGTGTTTTTAAATAGTGGGAAAGGTATAAATATTCTAAAAAGAAAATATCCCAATATGAAGGTTCTAAATCTATATAATCAAAATATATTTAAGGTTATTGTTCCAATTAAAAATATACTTAAATGAGGAGTTAATATGAATAAGGGAAAGGTTGTAAATTTATCTCCGTCTCCAAAAAGGTATTTCAAACTAGGTCTAAAGTTATACGAAAAAGGAGATATTGAGCAAGCAATAGAAAAGCTTAAGAAGGCCTATGACTTAGATAAAGATGATGTAGAAATAAAGTTCAATTTGGCAGGCTTATTAGCACAAAAAGGTGAATTTAATGAATCAAATAAAATATTATTTGAACTTATTGATAAAGTTCCTAATTTTTCTGAATCACTATTTGGACTGGGCTGCAACTTTTTCGAAATGGGAAAGCATAATAAGGCTAAAATGTTTTTAAGAAGATTTTTGGTGGAAAACAGTGAAAGTGAATTTATTTATGCAGCTGAAGAATTGATTGACTATATTGAGTCTCAAGAGGAATTTTTAAGAGAGCAAAAAAGAATTGATAAAATTTCTAAATTATTAGAAAAGGGTAATAAAGCCTTAGAAAACTCAAATTTCGAAGAAGCTGTAAAGTATTTCAAATTAATATTGAGTATTGATGATACAATAATGCCTGCAAAAAATAATCTGTCTTTAGCCTATTTTTATTTAGGATTTGTTGATAAGGCAATAAAGATTGCAACTGATATAATTGAAGAGGATAATTTTAATACTTATGCAAACTGTAATTTAGCAGTTTTTTATAAATTTATTGGCTATGATAGTCTTTTTCAAAATCAGTTTATTAAAATATCTAGATTAAAACCTATTGATATAAAAGATAAGGTAAAGCTATTAGATACATTTATAAAATTAAATAAACATGAATTTGTTACAAAAAAGTCACATGAGCTTTTTGAATTAACCGGTGATCCATTTTTTTTACATCTTTTAGCTATTAGTTTGTTTAACCAACGGAAGATATTCAAAGCTCAAAAACTTTGGTCTAAAATAAAAAAAGAAAATCTGCTAAATGATATAAATATTAATTATTTTATTACTAAGATAAAATATACTTTGTTATCATTTAAATTTGAAGAAATTGATTATTATGAAACTGGTTTTAAAAATACCGATGAATTACCACCAGATATTAAATTGAAGGTTGAAAAAGAGGTTAAACAAATTGTAAAAGAATTAAATGAAAATAGATATCAAAAAAGTATAAATATTTTAAATGAAAGTTACAATTTAAATGATAATGATTATGACCAAATTATAAATATTATAAAAAGCTTTCCGTCAAACTATTCAGGGTTAAAAGCTAAGGGATTTGTTGCAGCAATACTCTATCTGTATTTTAATGAGATAAGAAATATTGAATTTCCAAAAGATAAAATTGCTGATTTATTCAATATAAAAATTGCTACTTTAGATAAATGGGTTAGAGAAATTAGGGATATAATAATTAAGAAAGATATTTATTGACTTTAAAAAATTTATTATATACAATAATAAAAAAATATCTTGTGGTATTTGAGGACATGTATAATACTACACCCCTTACAGAGAGTTAAAGCATTAGCTGAGAGCTTTAATATGGAAGGAAGTATTGTATACCACCTCGTGAAATATACCGTTTATTGCTAATTGAGTGATAAATGAGGGTGGAACCGCGGAAGGAAAAGAAAAGTCTTCTTCCGCCCCTTTTGATTAGGGGTGAAGAAGGCTTTATTTTATTTTAAGGAGGTTTTTTTATGAGTATCAATATAACACTTAAAGATGGGAAAGTATTACAATTTGAAAAAGGTGTTAAAGCAATTGATGTTGCAAAAGAAATAAGTATGAGGCTTTACAAAGAAAGCCTAATTTGCAAAATCAACAATCAAGTTAAAGATTTAACAACTGAGATTCACCAAGATGCAGCAGTTGAATTTTTAAATTTTAATGATGAAGAAGGGAAAAAAGCTTTTTGGCATACAACATCTCATGTGTTAGCTCAAGCTGTCAAAAGAATTTTTGGTGATAAAGTAAAACTTGGCATTGGTCCTGCTATTGATAATGGATTTTATTATGACTTTGATGTGGAAGAATCAATAACAATAGACCTTTTATCAAAAATTGAAGAAGAAATGCAAAAGATTATAAAAGAAGATTTAGAAATTGAAAGGATAGAACTTTCAAGAGAAGAAGCAGTAAAACTTATGACTGAAAGAAATGAAACATATAAGGTTGAATTAATAAAGGATATTCCAGAAGGAGAAACAATTTCTTTTTATAAACAAGGAGAGTTTATTGACCTTTGTGCTGGTCCTCATCTTATATCAACTGGCAAGGTTAAAGCCTTTAAGTTGATTTCAGTAGCTGGTGCTTATTGGAGAGGAAACTCCAAAAACAAAATGCTTCAAAGAATTTATGGAATTTCTTTTGAAAAGAAATCAGAGCTTGATGATTATTTAGTAAAGTTGGAAGAAGCTAAAAAGAGAGACCACAATAAAATTGGTAGGGAGCTTGAGATATTTACAACATCAGATGTTGTTGGGCAAGGCTTACCACTTCTTATGCCAAAAGGAGCAAAGATTATTCAACTTCTCCAAAGGTTTATTGAAGATGAAGAAGAAAAAAGAGGCTATCAACTTACAAAAACTCCTTTTATGGCAAAAAGTGACCTTTATAAAATATCAGGGCATTGGGACCATTACAAAGATGGTATGTTTATAATTGAAGATGATGAAAATACATTATTTGCTTTAAGGCCAATGACTTGTCCATTTCAGTATATTATTTATAACTCAAGGCAAAGAAGTTATAGAGAATTACCAATTAGATATTCAGAAACATCAACACTATTTAGAAATGAATCATCAGGTGAAATGCATGGACTTATTAGAGTTCGACAATTTACTTTATCTGATGGCCATATAATTTGTAGGCCTGACCAGATTGAGGAAGAATTTAAAGGAGCTCTTGATTTAATTCAGTATATTATGAAGGTTTTAGGAATTGAAAATGATATATGGTATAGATTCTCAAGATGGGATCCTAATAATAAAGAAAAGTATATTGATAATCCAGAAGCTTGGGAAGTTACAGAAGCAAATATGAAAAACATATTAGATAGATTGGGAATAAATTATAAAGAAGCAAAAGGTGAGGCTGCTTTTTATGGCCCAAAGCTTGATATTCAGTTTAAGAATGTATATGGAAAAGAAGACACAATAATAACTATTCAAATTGACTTTGCATTAGCAGAAAGATTTGATATGACTTATGTTGATAGGGATGGAGAAAAGAAAAGACCAATTATTATTCATCGTTCATCAATAGGCTGTTATGAAAGAACACTTGCAATGCTAATTGAAAAATATGGTGGTGCATTCCCACTATGGCTATCACCAACACAAGTTGTTGTAATTCCAATTTCAGATAACTTTAATGAATATGCATCACATGTTTCTAAAGAACTTAAGAAGTATGGCATAAGAGTTGAAGAAGACTTTAGATCAGAAAAGGTTGGGTATAAAATAAGAGAAGCTCAACTCAAAAAGATACCATACATGGTTATAGTAGGTGAAAAAGAGGTTGAAAACCAAACTGTAGCTATTAGAGATAGGAAAAAAGGAGATTTAGGCTCTATACAATTAGAACAATTTATAAAAATGTTAATTGAAAAGATTAGTGAAAAGAGTATAGATTAAAGAATGGTGGGCCAAATTATCTTAATTTGGCCCATATAAATATATAAGGGGTGATAAGTTTGATTACATGGTTGGAATCAATTGAAGAAATTAATAAATTTTTAAGAGATGAAAATATTTTATTTCTATTTGACAAAAATACATTTAATATATGTGGAAAATTTTTCAAGAATGTAGAAAAACATATAAGAAAACTTATACTTCCTTCAAATATTCATGCAGATGAAAAAAATATTGGAAGGGTCTTTTTTGAGGTTTATGAGTATAATATTAGCTTGATATTTTCAGTAGGAAGTGGAACTCTTACAGACATTGCAAGGTATGTTTCGGCAAAAACTAATATAAAGTTTTTTTCCTTTCCAACAGCCCCATCAATGGATGGATATGCTTCATCAGTCGCTGCATTAACTATAGATGGTATAAAAACTACAGTTCCAGCAAAAGCACCTAATAGAATATTTATATATTTACCAATTTTAAAAGAATCACCCATGGAACTAAAAAGAGCTGGTTTTGGAGATTTGATTGGTAAAATTACTGCACTTTTAGATTGGAGAATATCAAATATTTTATTTGATGAAAAACTTGATGAAGATATTTTTAGTGATATGAAGCAAGCATATCTTGATACACTAAATAGCATAAGTTCAAATGACTTTGAAAAAAATCTGATTGATGGGCTTATAAAATCAGGGTTACTGATGAAAAGAATGGGGAATTCTCGTCCTGCTTCGGGTTCTGAACATCATATTTCACATTATCTTGAATATAAGGGTTATGACAATATATTCCATGGAATAAAAGTGGGTATAGCTACTATAATAATATTAAAGCTATATAATAGTTTTTTACATTTAAGCAAAAATGAAATAAAAAAACAAATAGGATATAATATATCATTAAATGAATGGCAAAAAGAAATACAAAAAGCATATCCTGATAATTATATCGAAATAATTAATGCAAATATTAATAGAATTAAGGTGTACAATGATGAAGGTTTTAGAAAACAAATTATTAACAAAATAATTGAAAAAAAAGATGAAATAGATGATAAAATAAAAGAGTCAATTATTTTGCTTGATAATGTTTATAAAGCATATGAAAAATTAGGTTTTAGTATTGAAAATACAAATATAAAAAGAGAAGATTTAATCAATGCTATTTTATATGCTGATAATATAAGAGATAGATTTACAATACTACAACTTCTTGAATTTCTTGGGTTTTTGAATATTGATTGGCTCGAGGAACATAGAATAATTTAATATGAAACCTGTTTTTGCATATTTATTTTTGGGAAAATATAAATTAAGGTAAACTATAAATTTAATTTTATGGTGATATTTATATGTTTAAGATACTAGTGGTTGATGACTCTGCATTTATGAGACAACTAATTAAGAATATTTTAGAAGAAACAGGTATTTTTGAGGTAACTGTTGCACAAACCCCATTAATTGCTCTTGATAAGATTCAAAAACAGCAGTTTGATGCTATAACTGTTGATTATGAAATGCCATATATGAATGGTATAGAGCTTATAAAGTTAATCAATTTTCAATATAAAAATAGAATTATTATGATAAGTGCATATACCTATCCAGAAACTGCCATTACACTAGAAGCCTTAAATAGTGGTGCTTTTGATTATGTGTTAAAGCCTACAAGTTTTGAACAAACACAACAATTTTCTAATGAGATTGTTGAAAAATTAAAAGCTGTATGTCTAAAAAATAATACAGATGTTATACCTCAGCAGATTCCACAAAATATCAGATCAACATGGGATAGTATTTTAGGAAAGGCAAGAAAAGCTGAGATTGTAGGTATAGGAATATCTACAGGTGGTCCTCCCGCTTTAGAAAGGATATTTATAAATATCCGTAGGGATTTTCATCTGCCTATTTTGATTGTTCAGCATATGCCACCAAATTTTACAAAAGCTCTTGCTGAAAGGCTAAGTGCTTTATCTCAATTATGTATTAAAGAGGCAGAAGATAATGAAGAGATTAATAGGGGATGTGTATATATTGCAAAAGGTGGGTATCACTTAGCTGTAGAAAATAGAAATGGGAAAAAATATACCAAGCTACTAGATACTGAAAAGGTTACAGGGCATAAACCATCTGCAAACGTATTGTTTTCTTCAATAGCTGATGTATATGCAAAAAACTCAATTGGTATAATTATGACCGGTATGGGTGGAGATGGTTCTGATGGTTTACTTGAAATGAGAAATAAAGGGGCTCTTACCATAGCTCAAGATGAAAAAAGTTGTGTAGTTTTTGGTATGCCCAAGGTAGCAATAGATAAAGGAGCTGTCGACATTGTATTGAGTTTAGAAAGTATTATTGAATTTTTAAACTCTATATGAATAAATAATAACAATATTCAAAATACATAATAAAAGCCTATTTTATAGGCTTTTATTTGTTTTTTCAAAGGTTACATAATAAAAAAAATATAAAATTATCTTGATAAATTTTATAATGAGTGTATAATTAAAACGTATAATTATTAAAGTTTTGAAAGGAGAGTTTTTATGAAGAAAAAAATAGTTGCAACATTACTAGTTATGTTAATTGCTATTTCATTATTACTTACAAGTTTTGCTCAAAATAGTTCTAAAAAACTTACAACATTAGACAAAATTAAATCAACAAAGGTTTTCAAAATTGGTATGGACGATACATTTCCACCAATGGAATACAATGATGATAACGGGAATATTGTTGGATTTGACGTTGATATGGGTAAAGAACTTGCAAAAAGGCTTGGTGCAAAAGCACAATTTATTAGTATTGACTGGAATGGTATTCAAACTGGATTAAAAGCAAAAAAATATGATGCAATTATTTCTTGTTTTAGTATAACAGAAGAAAGAAAAAAATCATTTAATTTAACTGATCCATATCTTTATATTAAACAAGTTGTTGCGGTAAAAGCTGGTGATAAATCAATTAAAAAACCAGAAGATTTAAAAGGCAAAAAAATTGCTGTACAAGCTAACACAACAGGTGATAATGCAGTTAAGGAGTTAAAGTTTATAAACTATGAAAAAGATGTAACACAATATGATAGAATCATAGATGCTTTTCATGAGTTAGAACTCGGAAGAAGAAATGCCATTGTTATTGACTCAGTTGTTGCATACTATTATAAAAGAACAAACCCAAAGAAGTTTGATGTAGCAAAGGTTGAACTTCAAAAAGAACCAGTAGGTATAGCAGTTAGAAAAGAAGATAAAGAGCTTTATAATGCAGTTCAAAAAGCATTAAAAGATATGAAGAAAGATGGTACATTAGCAAAGATATCTAAAAAATGGTTTGGTGAAGATATAACAAAGTAACAACTGAGGTGGACGATTTTGAGTGATAATATAATATTAAAATATTTTCCATTATTATTAAAATCAAGTGTTATAACAATTGAACTTACTGCAATTGCTGTTACAGTTGGACTTATTTTTGGTTTGATTGCAGCTTTATTAAGGATATCCAAGGTAAGACCACTTAAATGGATTGGAAGCTTTTATATCTGGCTTTTTAGAGGAACACCACTTCTACTTCAAATATTTTTTATATACTATGGGCTTCCAAGTTTCTTTCCATCGCTTACATTACCAGCTTTTGCAGCAGGTGTTATTGCACTTATTATAAATTCAGGTGCATACACAGCAGAGATTATACGTGCAGCTATTCAGTCAATTGACAAAGGACAATATGAAGCTGCTAAATCACTAGGGATGACATATGGACA from Caldicellulosiruptoraceae bacterium PP1 includes the following:
- a CDS encoding amino acid ABC transporter permease, which produces MSDNIILKYFPLLLKSSVITIELTAIAVTVGLIFGLIAALLRISKVRPLKWIGSFYIWLFRGTPLLLQIFFIYYGLPSFFPSLTLPAFAAGVIALIINSGAYTAEIIRAAIQSIDKGQYEAAKSLGMTYGQTMRLIIIPQTYKRLIPPIGNEFIALLKDSSLVSVIGMTELMRAAQLKASATGRDAEIYLSALMIYLALTTIFTAIFNWLEKRMGKYE
- a CDS encoding ABC transporter substrate-binding protein; this translates as MKKKIVATLLVMLIAISLLLTSFAQNSSKKLTTLDKIKSTKVFKIGMDDTFPPMEYNDDNGNIVGFDVDMGKELAKRLGAKAQFISIDWNGIQTGLKAKKYDAIISCFSITEERKKSFNLTDPYLYIKQVVAVKAGDKSIKKPEDLKGKKIAVQANTTGDNAVKELKFINYEKDVTQYDRIIDAFHELELGRRNAIVIDSVVAYYYKRTNPKKFDVAKVELQKEPVGIAVRKEDKELYNAVQKALKDMKKDGTLAKISKKWFGEDITK